A stretch of Pseudomonas sp. LRP2-20 DNA encodes these proteins:
- a CDS encoding tetratricopeptide repeat protein yields the protein MKRLFIASLLAFAPFTWALDQAGTQQLSDLQQRWAQIQYQLPKEKRAAAFEKLAVDATAFVHRYPGTPEPLIWEGIINSSWAGAIGGLGALGKVKAAKASLEQAISLDPNALQGSAYTSLGTLYDQVPGWPIGFGDADKADAMLRKALQINPNGIDSNYFWADHLYRQKRYPEATAALQKALQAPPRPGRELADQGRRADIDALLKAIKSKQD from the coding sequence ATGAAGCGCCTGTTCATTGCCAGCCTACTGGCATTCGCCCCCTTTACCTGGGCGCTGGACCAAGCGGGCACACAACAGCTGAGCGATCTGCAGCAGCGCTGGGCGCAGATCCAGTACCAGTTGCCGAAAGAAAAACGTGCCGCCGCCTTCGAAAAACTGGCCGTCGACGCCACGGCATTCGTTCACCGATACCCCGGCACACCCGAGCCCTTGATCTGGGAGGGCATCATCAACAGCAGCTGGGCGGGCGCCATTGGAGGCTTGGGCGCTCTGGGCAAGGTCAAGGCAGCGAAAGCCAGCCTGGAACAGGCCATTTCACTGGACCCCAACGCCTTGCAGGGTTCGGCGTACACCAGCCTGGGCACTCTCTACGACCAGGTGCCGGGCTGGCCAATCGGCTTCGGTGACGCTGACAAGGCCGATGCGATGCTGCGTAAAGCGCTGCAGATCAACCCCAACGGGATCGACAGCAATTATTTCTGGGCCGATCATCTGTACCGGCAAAAACGCTACCCTGAAGCCACCGCTGCGTTACAAAAAGCCTTGCAGGCACCGCCCCGGCCAGGGCGTGAACTGGCTGACCAGGGCCGACGCGCGGATATCGATGCTTTACTCAAGGCTATAAAGAGCAAACAGGATTGA
- a CDS encoding response regulator produces the protein MRLLLLEDDTALGEGICDGLRQEGYTLDWLRDGVSGLHALQHETFDLAILDLGLPRMDGIELLRRVRAGGDSLPVLILTARDALDDRITGLDAGADDYLMKPFDLNELKARLRALLRRSAGRAKVLIEHAGVTLDPATQQVHYKGVEVVLTPKEYRLLHELLAQPGKVFTRERLTQLLYGWDEEPESNTLEVNIYHLRKKLFNGLIRTVRGIGYLVEVKA, from the coding sequence ATGCGGCTGCTGCTGCTTGAGGACGATACCGCGCTGGGTGAAGGCATCTGCGACGGCTTGCGCCAGGAGGGCTACACGCTCGACTGGTTGCGTGACGGTGTCAGTGGCTTGCATGCGTTGCAGCATGAAACGTTCGACCTGGCGATACTGGATCTTGGCCTGCCACGCATGGACGGCATCGAACTGCTGCGGCGGGTGAGGGCAGGTGGCGACAGTTTGCCTGTACTGATCCTCACTGCGCGCGATGCCCTCGATGACCGCATCACCGGCCTGGATGCCGGCGCTGATGATTACCTGATGAAGCCGTTCGACCTCAACGAGCTGAAGGCCCGTTTGCGTGCCTTGCTACGGCGCAGCGCCGGGCGGGCGAAGGTGCTGATCGAACATGCTGGCGTCACGCTTGATCCCGCCACCCAGCAGGTGCACTACAAGGGCGTCGAAGTCGTTCTGACACCGAAAGAATACCGGCTTTTGCATGAATTGTTGGCGCAACCTGGCAAGGTATTCACCCGTGAACGCCTGACCCAGTTGCTGTACGGCTGGGATGAAGAGCCCGAAAGCAATACGTTGGAGGTGAACATCTATCACCTGCGCAAAAAACTGTTCAACGGCCTGATTCGCACGGTACGGGGAATCGGTTACTTGGTCGAGGTCAAGGCATGA
- a CDS encoding TenA family transcriptional regulator, which translates to MSFFDTLQLQTLHERQALFAVPVIREALAGQVSRDSYIAFLTQAYHHVRHTVPLMMACGARLPLRLEWLRGAVCEYIEEEYGHEQWILNDIKACGGDWEAVRDSRPALPIELMVAYLYDLIARGNPVGLFGMVNVLEGTSIALATHAAGSIQSSLGLPDSAFSYLSSHGALDQDHMVTYKRLMDRLEDVDDHQAVIHAAKVVYRLYTEMFEGLPRAGQAEVQHALV; encoded by the coding sequence ATGTCATTTTTCGACACCCTGCAGTTGCAAACCCTCCACGAACGCCAGGCCCTGTTCGCGGTGCCGGTGATCCGTGAAGCCTTGGCCGGCCAAGTCAGCCGCGATAGCTATATCGCCTTCCTGACCCAGGCCTACCACCATGTGCGCCACACCGTACCGCTGATGATGGCCTGTGGTGCGCGTTTGCCCCTGCGCCTGGAATGGTTGCGCGGCGCCGTGTGCGAGTACATCGAGGAGGAATATGGCCACGAACAGTGGATTCTCAATGACATCAAGGCCTGTGGCGGTGACTGGGAAGCGGTGCGTGACAGTCGGCCGGCCTTGCCGATCGAGTTGATGGTCGCCTACCTGTACGACCTCATTGCCCGCGGCAATCCGGTCGGGCTGTTCGGCATGGTCAATGTTCTGGAAGGCACCAGCATCGCCCTGGCCACCCATGCCGCCGGTTCGATCCAGAGCAGCCTGGGGTTGCCGGACAGTGCGTTCAGCTACCTCAGCTCCCATGGTGCGCTGGACCAGGACCATATGGTGACCTACAAGCGGCTGATGGACCGGCTGGAGGATGTCGATGATCACCAGGCAGTGATCCACGCCGCCAAGGTGGTTTACCGGCTGTACACCGAGATGTTCGAAGGCTTGCCGCGTGCGGGCCAGGCAGAGGTGCAGCATGCGCTTGTCTGA
- a CDS encoding AMP-binding protein produces MQHELQQFKDLLLAHGRERGGALAIEGANERFTYKQLLAEVWLRAKALSERPRGVLVLALDNGPELLFWDLAALVSERACVIVPTFFSPAQVRHCVEQCGANLMLCQPEWEGLASQLSFVKQNAFWVREPAATVALPEGTAKVTYTSGSTGTPKGVCLSAGAMLRVARELEVASRPSEPRRYLAVLPLGVLLENLGVYAALVAGASVLLYPQAQLGMGGASQVDFKRLLGAIALSGAQSLILVPQLLMGLVTAIERGLTRVGPLRFVAVGGARVSPSLLARAEAIGLPVFEGYGLSECASVVALNRPGALRPGSVGRPLPHVQVRIAEDGEVWVAGSVLLGYLGEPAVTSSWWATGDLGYLDNEGYLYLNGRKKHQFITSFGRNVNPEWVEAELTQSGVIAQAFVHGEGQPRNLALLWPLDPGASDEAIELAVQRSNAGLPDYARVHVWRRLPGPLTPSEGTLTANGRPRREAILQRYHTLLSEILL; encoded by the coding sequence ATGCAGCATGAACTTCAGCAGTTCAAGGACCTGTTGCTCGCGCATGGCCGTGAGCGCGGCGGTGCCCTGGCCATAGAGGGTGCCAATGAGCGGTTCACCTACAAGCAACTGCTGGCGGAGGTCTGGCTACGTGCCAAGGCCCTGAGCGAGCGACCGCGAGGCGTGCTGGTGTTGGCGTTGGACAATGGCCCTGAGCTTCTGTTCTGGGATTTGGCGGCACTGGTCTCGGAGCGAGCCTGCGTGATCGTGCCAACGTTCTTCAGCCCGGCCCAGGTGCGCCATTGTGTCGAGCAGTGTGGCGCGAACCTGATGCTGTGCCAGCCCGAGTGGGAGGGCCTGGCCAGCCAGCTGAGCTTCGTCAAACAGAATGCGTTCTGGGTACGTGAGCCCGCAGCAACTGTGGCGCTGCCTGAAGGCACCGCCAAGGTCACCTACACCTCCGGCAGCACGGGCACGCCCAAAGGCGTGTGCCTGAGCGCGGGTGCCATGCTGCGGGTCGCCCGGGAGCTGGAGGTCGCCAGCCGGCCCAGTGAGCCCCGGCGCTACCTGGCGGTATTGCCACTGGGGGTGCTGCTGGAGAACCTTGGCGTGTATGCCGCCCTGGTGGCGGGGGCCAGTGTGCTGCTCTACCCACAAGCGCAATTGGGCATGGGCGGTGCCAGCCAGGTTGACTTCAAGCGCTTGCTGGGGGCAATCGCCTTGAGTGGCGCACAGAGCCTGATCCTGGTTCCACAGCTGTTGATGGGCCTGGTAACGGCCATTGAACGCGGACTGACGCGTGTCGGCCCGTTACGCTTCGTCGCAGTCGGCGGGGCGCGGGTATCGCCTAGCCTGCTGGCGCGGGCCGAGGCCATCGGGCTGCCGGTGTTCGAAGGCTATGGGTTGTCGGAATGCGCGTCGGTGGTGGCGCTGAACCGCCCGGGGGCGTTGCGCCCAGGCAGCGTCGGCCGGCCATTGCCCCATGTGCAGGTGCGCATTGCCGAGGATGGCGAGGTATGGGTCGCTGGCTCCGTGTTGCTGGGTTACCTGGGGGAGCCAGCGGTGACCTCGAGCTGGTGGGCCACGGGCGACCTGGGTTACTTGGATAACGAAGGCTATCTGTACCTGAACGGGCGCAAGAAGCACCAGTTCATCACCAGCTTCGGCCGCAACGTCAACCCTGAATGGGTGGAAGCCGAGCTGACCCAGAGCGGCGTGATCGCCCAGGCATTCGTGCATGGCGAAGGGCAGCCGCGCAATCTGGCGTTGCTCTGGCCGCTCGACCCGGGCGCCTCGGACGAGGCCATCGAACTGGCCGTGCAGCGCAGCAATGCCGGTCTTCCCGACTATGCAAGGGTGCATGTCTGGCGGCGCCTGCCAGGCCCGCTGACGCCCAGCGAAGGCACCTTGACCGCCAATGGCCGCCCTCGACGTGAGGCGATCCTGCAGCGTTATCACACCCTGTTGTCCGAAATCCTGTTATGA
- a CDS encoding thermostable hemolysin: MNQILWSSLLPLSIGTHADHHAHLSLHLHDEPGRDGLEHFIHQCFADVHHADVHHYLPELLALRDSHGRLIAAAGMRPASSGPLFLENYLDEPLESAVSRVAGAALGRECMVEVGNLASLSAGSARIMIIAVTWLLATRRLRWVAFTGASTLINSFQRLGLVPTVVAQADPARLTEPAEHWGRYYAQHPQVFVGDIRHGFERLESAGVFRRLGLPSLNQETGNAA, from the coding sequence ATGAACCAAATCCTGTGGAGCAGCCTGCTGCCATTGTCCATCGGCACCCACGCTGACCATCACGCTCACTTGTCCCTGCACCTGCACGACGAACCTGGTCGTGACGGGCTGGAACACTTCATCCACCAGTGTTTTGCCGATGTCCACCATGCCGATGTCCACCACTACCTGCCGGAGTTGCTGGCCCTGCGAGACAGCCATGGGCGGCTGATCGCTGCGGCGGGGATGCGCCCGGCCAGCAGCGGCCCGTTGTTTCTGGAAAATTACCTGGACGAGCCGCTGGAAAGCGCGGTTTCACGGGTGGCGGGCGCAGCACTGGGACGTGAATGCATGGTCGAGGTCGGCAACCTGGCCTCGCTCAGTGCCGGTAGCGCCCGAATCATGATCATCGCCGTCACCTGGCTGCTCGCCACACGTCGGCTGCGCTGGGTGGCATTTACCGGGGCGTCGACCTTGATCAACAGTTTCCAGCGCCTGGGCCTGGTGCCAACCGTGGTGGCGCAGGCCGATCCTGCGCGGCTGACGGAACCAGCGGAGCATTGGGGGCGCTATTACGCCCAGCATCCGCAAGTGTTCGTCGGCGATATCCGCCATGGTTTCGAGCGCCTGGAGTCGGCAGGGGTATTCCGCCGCCTGGGGCTACCCTCGCTGAACCAGGAGACCGGCAATGCAGCATGA
- a CDS encoding SDR family oxidoreductase, which produces MRLSESVVVLTGASGGIGLELAEQLCSAGARVLAVSRHLGKLAGLMNRYPDRLRWQTADLRTQQGREQVVSRAREMGGVNVLINAAGVNRFALLDQLDEHALDELLDINLKAPVQLTRACLALLREQPSALVVNVGSTYGSIGYPGYATYCASKFALRGFSEALRRELADTTVNVLYAAPRATRTAMNSSAATALNQALKVGMDDPADVARAVLEAMQSERSELYLGWPEKLFVRINGMLPGVVDRALRKQLPVIRRYIGSHSRESSK; this is translated from the coding sequence ATGCGCTTGTCTGAATCGGTGGTGGTGCTGACCGGGGCCAGTGGTGGCATCGGCCTGGAACTGGCCGAACAGCTGTGTTCGGCCGGGGCGCGGGTACTGGCGGTGAGCCGGCATCTGGGCAAGCTGGCAGGGCTGATGAACCGGTACCCGGATCGCTTGCGCTGGCAGACCGCCGACCTGCGTACTCAACAAGGTCGTGAACAGGTTGTCAGCCGCGCCCGTGAAATGGGCGGGGTCAACGTGCTGATCAACGCTGCCGGGGTGAACCGCTTTGCCTTGCTCGACCAGCTGGATGAGCACGCGCTCGATGAGCTGCTGGACATCAACCTCAAGGCGCCCGTGCAGCTGACCCGGGCCTGCCTGGCGCTGCTGCGCGAGCAACCCAGTGCGCTGGTGGTCAATGTCGGGTCCACCTATGGCTCGATCGGCTACCCCGGCTACGCCACCTACTGCGCGAGCAAGTTCGCACTGCGGGGGTTCTCCGAGGCCCTCCGGCGCGAGTTGGCTGACACCACGGTGAATGTGCTGTATGCCGCGCCCCGAGCCACCCGCACGGCGATGAACAGCAGCGCCGCGACAGCGCTCAATCAGGCGCTGAAGGTTGGCATGGACGACCCCGCCGATGTCGCCCGCGCCGTGCTCGAGGCGATGCAGTCCGAGCGCAGCGAACTCTATCTGGGGTGGCCGGAAAAGCTGTTCGTACGCATCAACGGCATGTTGCCAGGGGTAGTCGACCGTGCGCTGCGCAAGCAGCTGCCGGTGATCCGGCGATACATCGGTAGTCATTCCAGGGAGTCGAGCAAATGA